One Erysipelothrix amsterdamensis DNA window includes the following coding sequences:
- a CDS encoding HNH endonuclease, with the protein MTKRIKTTKQEIADYWASQIDALNLTVTSKQAGTHCWRCGIKKRLDRCHILAESLGGVDTPSNFVLLCKHCHIDNPNVSHPQIIWDWLRAYAVSSDQVYWFEQGLREYTYIYNETVDRELIDSKLFQECFLEQMEEVSHHFGQPRNNPATIAGAIKLAMDEINKDR; encoded by the coding sequence ATGACAAAACGAATCAAGACAACTAAACAAGAGATTGCGGATTATTGGGCATCCCAAATTGACGCGCTCAATTTGACTGTGACTTCGAAGCAAGCAGGCACACACTGTTGGCGATGTGGTATAAAAAAACGTTTAGATCGTTGTCATATTCTTGCGGAGTCTTTAGGTGGCGTGGATACTCCATCGAATTTTGTATTGCTTTGTAAGCATTGCCATATCGATAATCCTAATGTCAGTCATCCTCAAATTATTTGGGATTGGTTGAGGGCGTACGCAGTGAGCTCGGATCAAGTGTATTGGTTTGAACAAGGTCTTCGAGAGTATACATATATTTATAATGAAACCGTGGATAGAGAATTAATCGATTCTAAGTTGTTTCAAGAGTGTTTTCTTGAACAAATGGAGGAAGTATCGCACCATTTTGGACAACCCCGTAATAATCCTGCGACAATCGCAGGTGCCATTAAATTAGCGATGGATGAAATAAATAAGGACCGCTAA
- a CDS encoding peroxiredoxin, with translation MENNSTFPLLGEKFPTLNVKTTQGQMTLPDAYEGKWFVLFSHPSDFTPVCTTEFIGFAKAADEFNAIGAELIGLSIDGVHAHMKWIEWIDEHANVKIPFPIIADELGRAASQLGMLHSAMGTNTVRAVFIVDDKGVLRLTMYYPQEVGRSIDEILRATKALQTADKYSVAIPENWPNNEFIGDHGIVPPASTIADAEKRKAQANEGDTEYLDWWFVHKPIK, from the coding sequence ATGGAAAACAACAGTACATTCCCATTGTTGGGAGAAAAATTTCCTACATTAAATGTGAAAACCACTCAAGGTCAAATGACTTTACCGGATGCATATGAAGGAAAATGGTTCGTTCTATTTAGTCACCCAAGTGACTTTACACCTGTGTGTACAACAGAGTTTATTGGATTTGCGAAAGCTGCCGATGAGTTTAATGCAATTGGAGCAGAATTAATTGGGTTATCAATTGATGGTGTTCATGCTCATATGAAATGGATCGAATGGATTGATGAACATGCAAACGTCAAGATTCCATTCCCAATTATTGCGGATGAATTAGGACGTGCAGCATCACAACTTGGTATGCTTCACTCTGCAATGGGAACAAACACAGTTCGTGCAGTTTTTATCGTAGATGATAAAGGTGTTCTAAGATTAACAATGTATTATCCACAAGAAGTGGGACGTAGTATTGATGAGATACTTCGTGCTACAAAAGCACTTCAAACAGCAGATAAATATAGTGTTGCAATCCCTGAAAACTGGCCAAATAATGAGTTTATTGGTGATCACGGTATTGTTCCACCTGCATCAACAATCGCAGATGCGGAAAAACGAAAAGCACAAGCAAACGAAGGCGATACAGAGTACCTTGACTGGTGGTTTGTTCATAAACCAATTAAATAA
- a CDS encoding TetR/AcrR family transcriptional regulator: MPKIIHNIEEEIFASAEHLFYLHDYEDVSMKMIAKETNIAVGTLYNYYRDKASLYAAVVHKSWADTFARLKNCITTEVDFNAKFRKRLEVLYYDSEKRHGLGVHFKRVRGMNAESLEDLQGFVLTNIKEVFKDMPIANPWVFDTEIITKLIYSLLSNLSFLIENYPLSKQDNIDFLYHSLIAFFQ; this comes from the coding sequence ATGCCAAAGATAATACATAATATTGAAGAAGAAATATTTGCGAGTGCAGAACATCTTTTTTATTTACACGACTATGAAGATGTGAGTATGAAGATGATTGCTAAGGAAACAAACATAGCCGTTGGTACGCTTTATAATTATTATCGCGATAAAGCGTCACTGTATGCCGCTGTAGTGCATAAAAGTTGGGCTGATACATTTGCTCGTTTAAAAAATTGCATTACGACAGAGGTCGACTTTAACGCAAAATTTCGTAAACGTTTAGAGGTTTTATACTACGACTCCGAAAAAAGACATGGACTTGGAGTTCATTTTAAACGAGTTCGAGGAATGAATGCTGAGAGCTTAGAAGATCTACAAGGTTTTGTTCTTACGAATATTAAAGAAGTCTTTAAAGATATGCCCATTGCGAATCCTTGGGTATTTGATACTGAAATCATCACAAAGTTAATTTATTCATTATTATCTAATCTTTCATTTTTGATTGAAAATTATCCGTTATCAAAACAGGATAACATTGATTTTCTATATCATTCATTAATTGCTTTCTTCCAATAA
- a CDS encoding LytR/AlgR family response regulator transcription factor, with protein MIEVIFIAMCIKTEKNRELVKKVVMQCSEILLLPIVADSVRKVDQHYQIVITDHNCAHSKHQGLDQHVVYLDVPMVDDILKYTYHIPFCPNKLYQCLLTIIQEHRPWSDCIVIDGKPSQRVCAEDIYYVETEGRKIAVVTKNGRFYSNRIFSIWENLLSRFTFEHCYRGIMVNLKYVRAVSSSLLFLNDGTRLPISRRRYQRFYRNYNRLRKQ; from the coding sequence GTGATCGAAGTGATATTTATTGCCATGTGTATTAAAACAGAAAAAAATCGAGAACTTGTGAAAAAAGTAGTGATGCAATGTAGTGAGATTTTATTGTTACCAATTGTTGCGGATTCTGTTCGAAAAGTTGATCAACACTATCAAATTGTGATTACAGATCATAATTGTGCGCATTCAAAACACCAAGGATTAGATCAACATGTTGTGTATCTAGATGTTCCTATGGTGGATGATATCCTAAAATATACATATCATATTCCATTTTGTCCGAATAAACTTTATCAATGCTTGTTGACGATTATTCAGGAGCACCGTCCTTGGTCTGATTGCATTGTAATTGATGGAAAACCATCGCAACGTGTCTGCGCAGAGGATATTTATTATGTGGAAACAGAAGGTAGAAAAATTGCAGTTGTAACGAAGAATGGAAGATTTTATAGTAATCGTATCTTTTCGATTTGGGAAAATCTATTATCACGATTTACATTTGAACACTGTTATCGTGGAATAATGGTTAATTTAAAATATGTGAGGGCAGTGTCTTCGAGTTTGCTATTTTTAAACGATGGAACGCGTTTGCCAATCTCAAGAAGACGTTATCAACGGTTCTATCGGAACTATAATCGTTTGAGAAAACAATAA
- a CDS encoding glycerophosphoryl diester phosphodiesterase membrane domain-containing protein, with amino-acid sequence MKTFKILETLKKSFIQIKDDTFRYVLIIILAESMSLLLIKQIADRVFKIALFRANIIGITNENFWELLGSPTSLLFLIISVLLIAIFILFQLTIIIKFANRPYENRKLGKNDFIKPLRKIFSSEILLILVYIFLIMPNANIGLTTNITSNVHLPRFVVDAVLENPAGLIAYTTAIVAAFILNIKLFFTPVIFITRDDLSFIDAAKASWELTKKRSFKIFQLVTVITLLTSAITVAGVFLLSIPMAIVPDTNIQVAKITGALSVSLIFFFLAFTISYSSIFTLQATVVAYHEILGEKPYLREKNFAPKKHHLLVNIVMVAVFIVFGVNVYLNTPSDALTSSTKVVSHRGESVKAIENTLESLQIASTYKPDYVEMDIQMTQDGHLVVFHDNTLKRLSKQSDNIHLLTLEEIQKVVLEHNGYESRIPTFDEYVAEAKKLNQPLMVELKTSKYDQDDFIDKMIATLDKYEMRPVTAFQSLDKTAILKLKQNYPDTYTGYILGLNIGGLERLDVDFYSIEDSSISSRTLNDIERYNKDLFVWTVNEEDRMDLYLTMEVTGIITDHVEAAQKVIEDLKAATPFDRIYKDVLSSLK; translated from the coding sequence ATGAAAACATTCAAAATACTTGAGACACTTAAGAAAAGTTTTATTCAAATCAAAGATGACACATTTCGCTACGTACTCATTATAATTCTTGCAGAATCAATGTCGTTACTCTTAATTAAACAGATTGCGGATCGCGTCTTTAAAATAGCTCTTTTTAGAGCAAACATCATCGGTATCACAAACGAAAATTTTTGGGAACTCTTAGGAAGTCCCACGTCACTTTTATTTTTAATTATAAGTGTCCTACTCATCGCTATTTTTATTTTATTCCAACTTACTATAATCATTAAATTCGCGAATCGTCCCTATGAAAATCGGAAATTGGGAAAAAATGATTTTATCAAACCGCTACGTAAAATATTTTCATCGGAAATTTTACTCATATTAGTTTATATATTTCTAATCATGCCTAATGCGAATATCGGCCTCACAACAAATATAACATCCAATGTACACTTACCCAGATTTGTTGTCGATGCCGTATTGGAAAATCCTGCAGGCTTAATCGCATATACTACAGCTATTGTCGCTGCCTTCATTTTAAATATTAAACTCTTTTTCACACCTGTCATCTTTATAACACGAGATGATCTTAGTTTTATAGACGCTGCGAAAGCGAGTTGGGAACTAACCAAAAAAAGAAGTTTCAAAATATTCCAACTTGTTACGGTAATTACCTTATTAACGTCTGCTATCACAGTTGCAGGTGTATTCCTTCTCTCTATCCCGATGGCTATAGTACCTGATACCAATATTCAAGTTGCCAAAATTACAGGAGCACTTTCTGTATCTCTAATCTTCTTTTTTCTAGCATTTACGATTTCGTACTCAAGTATCTTTACCTTACAAGCAACTGTCGTTGCATATCATGAGATTCTTGGAGAAAAACCATATTTACGCGAAAAAAACTTTGCGCCTAAAAAACACCATCTTCTCGTTAATATTGTGATGGTCGCTGTATTTATTGTTTTTGGTGTTAATGTATACTTGAATACACCCAGCGACGCTTTGACTTCCTCAACCAAAGTCGTATCACACCGGGGCGAATCGGTAAAAGCAATTGAGAATACACTTGAATCGTTACAAATTGCAAGTACCTACAAGCCTGACTACGTTGAAATGGACATTCAAATGACACAAGATGGACATCTCGTTGTATTCCATGATAATACGTTAAAACGCCTTAGCAAGCAATCTGACAACATTCATCTTCTTACACTTGAGGAAATTCAAAAAGTAGTCTTAGAACATAATGGATATGAAAGTCGAATTCCTACTTTTGATGAATATGTTGCCGAAGCAAAAAAACTTAACCAACCTCTCATGGTTGAGCTTAAGACTTCAAAGTATGATCAAGATGACTTTATCGATAAAATGATTGCCACGCTCGACAAATATGAAATGCGTCCTGTGACCGCCTTTCAATCACTCGATAAAACCGCTATTCTAAAACTTAAGCAAAACTACCCAGATACATATACCGGTTACATATTAGGCTTAAACATTGGTGGATTAGAACGATTGGATGTCGATTTTTATTCTATCGAAGATTCCTCGATTTCTTCTCGTACATTAAATGATATCGAACGTTACAATAAAGACCTTTTCGTTTGGACTGTAAACGAAGAAGATCGTATGGATTTATACCTAACCATGGAAGTTACGGGAATTATAACTGATCATGTAGAAGCTGCACAAAAAGTTATTGAAGATCTAAAAGCAGCAACACCCTTTGATCGAATTTATAAGGATGTATTATCTTCATTAAAATAA
- a CDS encoding ketopantoate reductase family protein, with amino-acid sequence MDILILGLGTIGTLYGSLFSRAGHNVEHFLREGKEHVDCVHVKLLDGRLNPKGKELSYDYKINPSTKKEYDFIFVSVSSGNLKEAMDCLRNAKIHGTVLLFTGVWTDHKRLDEIMGFYNYILGYPVGGGSMDEDGVLKAVVNEYVMIESKSHARIQNYNLMMSLFKSCDITFEIPHDMLEWMWVRMSVSAAIVSTVALYGNLSFPGPSVEYVMTNSKALAHCIRTIRETLLIARGRGINMNHFKQEILPYKFPAGISGWGMKVKFKTSRIARESMKRHNNIDDLMYICYEVYQEGKRQCVPMPHFTENMQAMLVKLEEQEHIDQSLYNHITSF; translated from the coding sequence ATGGATATTTTAATTCTTGGACTTGGGACGATTGGAACGCTTTATGGTTCTTTGTTTTCTCGTGCCGGTCATAATGTGGAACATTTCCTTCGCGAAGGAAAAGAACATGTCGATTGTGTTCATGTGAAGTTACTTGATGGAAGACTTAATCCTAAAGGAAAAGAACTATCCTACGACTATAAAATTAATCCATCAACCAAAAAAGAGTATGACTTTATTTTTGTTAGCGTGTCATCAGGAAATCTAAAAGAAGCAATGGATTGTTTAAGGAATGCGAAAATTCATGGTACCGTATTACTATTCACTGGAGTATGGACAGATCATAAACGTCTTGATGAAATCATGGGCTTCTACAATTATATTTTAGGATATCCTGTGGGTGGTGGCTCAATGGATGAGGACGGAGTTCTTAAAGCAGTTGTTAATGAATATGTTATGATTGAGTCGAAATCACATGCTCGCATTCAAAACTATAACCTTATGATGTCCCTATTTAAAAGTTGTGATATAACATTTGAGATTCCACATGATATGTTGGAATGGATGTGGGTGAGGATGTCCGTAAGTGCAGCGATTGTTTCTACCGTGGCACTTTATGGAAATCTTAGTTTTCCAGGTCCCTCTGTCGAGTATGTCATGACAAACAGTAAGGCATTAGCCCACTGTATACGTACAATACGAGAAACGTTGTTAATCGCTCGTGGAAGAGGGATTAACATGAATCATTTTAAACAAGAGATTTTACCGTATAAATTTCCAGCAGGAATTTCTGGTTGGGGAATGAAGGTAAAGTTTAAAACAAGTCGTATTGCGCGCGAATCAATGAAGAGACATAACAACATCGATGATTTAATGTATATCTGTTATGAGGTTTATCAAGAAGGAAAACGTCAATGTGTACCTATGCCGCACTTCACAGAAAATATGCAGGCAATGCTTGTGAAACTTGAAGAACAGGAACATATTGATCAATCTTTATACAACCACATTACAAGTTTTTAA
- a CDS encoding pentapeptide repeat-containing protein, whose amino-acid sequence MKRPQFIEEFVVSNARVLFSELKRNTRYESCLIYQDHALVKCEQVCFSKCEFEMDACDRAEFLDVVFDRCDLSNHSLQKSYLYRCEFLSCKLMASEIYDSKVKDVVFKDTLMNFMNLSQSSFENVLFDGCRLNESSLMMAKYKNMKFKNCELTGLNLSDTRCNALDLTSCTFDTIVYSPSLIKGMRIRADQASALIGYLGLIID is encoded by the coding sequence ATGAAAAGACCTCAATTTATCGAAGAGTTTGTAGTGAGCAATGCTCGAGTGCTATTTTCGGAATTAAAGCGTAATACTCGGTATGAATCTTGTTTGATTTATCAAGATCACGCATTAGTAAAGTGTGAACAAGTTTGTTTTAGTAAATGTGAATTCGAGATGGATGCTTGTGATCGTGCGGAGTTTTTAGATGTCGTGTTTGACCGCTGTGACCTAAGTAATCACTCATTGCAAAAAAGTTATTTATACCGTTGTGAATTTCTGTCCTGTAAGTTAATGGCCAGTGAAATTTATGACAGCAAAGTTAAAGATGTAGTTTTTAAAGATACGCTTATGAATTTTATGAATTTATCGCAATCAAGTTTCGAAAATGTTTTGTTTGACGGATGTCGACTGAATGAGTCGTCGTTGATGATGGCAAAGTATAAAAATATGAAGTTTAAAAATTGCGAGCTAACGGGTTTGAATCTATCCGATACACGTTGCAATGCTTTGGATTTAACCTCTTGTACATTTGATACAATTGTTTATTCTCCATCACTCATTAAAGGGATGCGCATTCGTGCAGATCAAGCGAGTGCGTTGATTGGTTATCTTGGTCTAATTATTGATTAA
- a CDS encoding CopY/TcrY family copper transport repressor — protein sequence MKHTKLVSDSEWEVLRVLWTLNHATSREVADHFKNVKNWEPATTKTLISRLVKKGYVKADTEGKAYVYRPTMTEKQGTQSRIMEAFDSICAQEVGSTLRNIIDHYDLSHQDKKMLMVALNDKEAVDSVDCNCVVSCGCDQDNCSCKKA from the coding sequence ATGAAACACACGAAATTGGTATCAGATTCAGAATGGGAAGTATTACGCGTATTGTGGACACTAAATCATGCCACAAGTCGTGAGGTGGCCGACCATTTTAAAAACGTTAAGAACTGGGAACCTGCGACAACAAAAACATTGATTAGCCGTTTGGTGAAAAAAGGTTACGTTAAAGCGGATACTGAAGGTAAAGCTTATGTCTACCGTCCTACAATGACTGAGAAACAAGGAACGCAGAGTCGAATCATGGAAGCATTTGATTCAATATGTGCTCAAGAAGTTGGAAGTACGTTGCGAAATATTATCGATCATTATGATCTTTCGCATCAGGATAAGAAGATGTTGATGGTTGCGTTGAACGATAAAGAAGCCGTTGATTCTGTTGACTGTAACTGCGTTGTTTCATGCGGTTGTGACCAAGATAACTGTAGCTGCAAGAAAGCGTAA
- the leuS gene encoding leucine--tRNA ligase → MYNHLKIEKKWQKYWDEHETFKTDVHNFDLPKYYVLDMFPYPSGNGLHVGHPRGYTATDVIARYKRMNGFNVLHPMGWDAFGLPAEQFALKTGNHPNEFTKQNIAHFTDQIKSLGLSYDWSREISTTDPGYYKWTQWIFTKLYDMGLAYVDEKPVNFCPELGTVLANEEVIDGKSEVGGFDVIRMPMRQWVLKITEYADRLLEDLDLVEWPDSTKEMQINWIGRSEGSNVIFKIADHDKEFTVFTTRADTLFGNTYCVLAPEHPFVKEITTPENIDEVNAYVEKVLHKSDLERTELNKEKSGVFTGAYAINPVNGKKVPIYIADYVLAAYGTGAIMAVPAHDTRDFEFAKKYNLEIIPVIEGGDISVEAYTGDGIHINSGFLDGMGKDEAIETMQSWLVENGYGEAKTTYKLRDWLFSRQRYWGEPIPIVHLEDGTMRTVEIDELPLELPEVEHYKPASDGQSPLANAGDWLDVTFADGTKGRRETNTMPQWAGSCWYYLRYIDPENNDAIGDPELLKHWMPVDLYMGGSEHAVLHLLYARFWHKVLFDLGVVDTKEPFGKLYHQGMILGANNEKMSKSRGNVVNPDDIVESHGADALRVYEMFMGPLDGAIAWSTRGLDGIRKWLDRVYRLMVESDKITETNDGSLDFVYNQTVQKVTHDIETFGMNTAISQLMIFVNEAYKAETLYKEYALGFIKMLACFAPHLGEELYEIVSGNGDISYEPWPTFDPSKLVLDELEIVVQINGKVRAKFVAPNNLPEDELKALVYDQAQVQKNLEGMTVIKEIVIKNKIVNLVVKPN, encoded by the coding sequence ATGTATAACCATTTAAAAATCGAGAAAAAATGGCAAAAATATTGGGATGAACATGAGACATTTAAGACAGATGTTCATAACTTTGATTTACCAAAATACTATGTTTTAGACATGTTTCCGTATCCATCAGGTAATGGACTTCATGTTGGTCATCCACGAGGCTATACGGCAACGGATGTGATCGCACGTTATAAACGTATGAATGGTTTTAATGTATTACATCCAATGGGTTGGGATGCTTTTGGTTTACCTGCAGAGCAATTTGCCTTGAAAACTGGAAATCATCCAAATGAATTTACAAAGCAAAACATCGCTCACTTTACTGATCAAATTAAAAGTCTTGGACTTTCCTATGATTGGAGTCGTGAGATTTCGACAACGGACCCAGGTTACTACAAATGGACTCAGTGGATCTTTACAAAGCTTTATGACATGGGACTGGCTTATGTTGATGAAAAGCCTGTAAACTTTTGTCCTGAATTGGGAACTGTTCTTGCGAATGAAGAAGTCATTGACGGTAAGAGTGAAGTTGGTGGTTTTGATGTTATTCGTATGCCAATGCGTCAATGGGTTTTAAAAATTACGGAATATGCAGATCGTTTGCTTGAAGATTTGGATTTGGTTGAATGGCCAGATTCAACAAAAGAAATGCAAATTAACTGGATTGGTCGCTCCGAAGGATCGAATGTTATCTTTAAAATTGCAGATCATGATAAAGAATTTACAGTATTTACAACACGTGCAGATACATTATTCGGAAATACATACTGTGTTCTTGCACCAGAACATCCTTTTGTTAAGGAAATTACAACACCGGAAAATATTGACGAAGTCAATGCTTATGTTGAAAAAGTGTTGCATAAGTCTGATTTAGAACGTACTGAACTCAATAAAGAAAAATCAGGTGTATTTACTGGAGCCTACGCAATTAATCCTGTTAATGGAAAAAAAGTTCCGATTTATATTGCAGACTATGTTCTTGCAGCTTACGGTACAGGTGCAATTATGGCGGTACCTGCACACGATACACGTGATTTTGAGTTTGCTAAGAAATACAATCTTGAGATTATTCCAGTGATTGAAGGTGGCGATATTTCAGTTGAAGCGTACACCGGAGATGGAATTCATATTAATTCTGGATTTTTAGATGGTATGGGTAAAGATGAAGCAATAGAAACAATGCAATCATGGTTGGTTGAAAATGGTTATGGTGAAGCGAAGACTACATATAAACTTCGTGACTGGCTATTTTCAAGACAACGCTATTGGGGAGAACCAATTCCAATTGTTCATCTAGAAGATGGAACTATGAGAACTGTTGAAATCGATGAGCTTCCTCTTGAACTTCCTGAGGTAGAACATTATAAACCGGCAAGTGATGGTCAATCGCCACTTGCGAATGCAGGTGACTGGTTAGACGTAACCTTTGCGGATGGTACTAAAGGACGTCGCGAAACAAATACAATGCCACAATGGGCAGGATCTTGCTGGTACTACTTACGCTACATTGATCCAGAAAATAATGATGCAATCGGGGATCCAGAACTTCTAAAACATTGGATGCCTGTGGATCTTTATATGGGTGGTTCGGAGCATGCTGTACTCCACCTACTTTATGCACGATTCTGGCATAAAGTACTCTTTGATTTAGGTGTTGTTGATACCAAAGAGCCATTTGGTAAACTCTACCACCAAGGCATGATTCTCGGCGCTAATAATGAGAAAATGAGTAAGTCACGCGGGAATGTTGTGAATCCTGATGATATTGTTGAAAGTCACGGTGCGGATGCACTTCGTGTTTATGAAATGTTTATGGGACCATTGGATGGTGCTATTGCATGGAGTACACGTGGCCTTGATGGAATTCGTAAATGGCTTGACCGCGTTTACCGTTTAATGGTTGAGTCAGATAAAATTACCGAAACCAATGATGGCAGCCTTGATTTTGTTTATAACCAAACGGTTCAAAAAGTTACACATGATATTGAAACATTTGGTATGAATACAGCAATTTCACAGTTAATGATCTTTGTGAATGAAGCATATAAAGCAGAGACACTCTATAAAGAATATGCGCTTGGTTTTATTAAAATGCTTGCTTGTTTTGCACCTCATTTAGGTGAAGAACTTTACGAAATTGTATCTGGAAATGGGGACATTAGTTATGAACCATGGCCTACATTTGATCCAAGTAAGTTAGTGCTTGATGAATTAGAAATTGTCGTTCAAATTAATGGTAAGGTACGCGCTAAATTCGTTGCACCAAATAATTTACCAGAAGATGAATTAAAAGCGCTTGTATATGATCAAGCTCAAGTTCAAAAGAATCTTGAGGGCATGACCGTTATCAAAGAAATTGTAATTAAAAATAAAATTGTTAACTTGGTTGTTAAGCCAAACTAA
- a CDS encoding thioredoxin, producing the protein MKKTLLVLLVSIFVLTGCTSNNLMKDYKGFTKKDHHYVTTDSETIIKNLEDSKEGIYYIGYADCPWCVALVPEMETVITDLETSYKEQGIEIKPEIMMLDVQNSEYSNSDDLKKRLSDWDKKLPEALRSNGYVPFVVAIDKDGKIQTHLGTVDGHKPPVALTETQVKFLHLRLKNMFDGIDAHRN; encoded by the coding sequence ATGAAAAAAACATTACTAGTCCTACTCGTTTCAATTTTCGTATTAACCGGTTGCACCTCAAATAATCTTATGAAAGATTATAAAGGTTTCACCAAAAAAGATCACCATTATGTAACAACTGATTCGGAAACGATTATTAAGAATTTAGAAGATTCTAAAGAAGGCATCTACTACATCGGTTATGCTGACTGTCCATGGTGTGTTGCATTGGTACCTGAAATGGAAACCGTAATAACAGACTTAGAAACAAGCTATAAAGAACAAGGCATTGAGATCAAACCTGAAATCATGATGTTAGATGTTCAAAATTCTGAATATAGTAATAGCGATGACTTAAAAAAACGCCTATCTGATTGGGATAAGAAACTTCCAGAGGCACTACGTTCAAATGGATATGTACCTTTTGTTGTAGCGATTGATAAAGATGGAAAAATTCAAACACATCTAGGTACGGTTGATGGTCACAAACCTCCAGTAGCACTAACAGAAACTCAAGTTAAATTCCTGCATTTACGTCTTAAAAATATGTTTGACGGAATCGATGCACACAGAAATTAA
- a CDS encoding putative RNA methyltransferase: protein MTYFKCPNCGQALEEQERSYVCSKGHQFDRAKSGYVNLLMSQQDKTKQHGDDKQMVRARRNFLDKGYYAMLLEQIQNVFDQFSCNHILDAGCGECWYTESLLKPGRTIYGVDISKNAVDLGLRRNCDLTLAVGSTFDLPIMSDTFDGCLSVFAPFKIEEILRVLKEDGIFIQVFPLANHLMELKEIVYDQPYPNDVDVKMYEGFQLLDVMQIKGPIDITSTEDILNVFAMTPYAHRTPKENIDRLTKYSHLNVGLEFGLAIYRKETL from the coding sequence ATGACATATTTTAAGTGTCCTAATTGTGGACAAGCATTGGAAGAGCAGGAACGTTCTTACGTTTGTTCGAAGGGTCATCAGTTTGACCGGGCCAAGAGTGGTTATGTAAATTTGCTCATGTCACAGCAAGATAAGACGAAACAGCATGGCGATGATAAGCAAATGGTTCGGGCACGAAGAAATTTTTTAGATAAAGGTTATTATGCGATGTTGTTGGAGCAAATTCAAAATGTCTTTGATCAGTTTTCGTGCAATCATATCTTGGATGCTGGTTGTGGTGAATGTTGGTATACAGAATCGTTACTTAAGCCTGGACGAACGATTTATGGTGTTGATATTTCTAAGAATGCCGTTGATTTAGGATTAAGACGAAATTGCGATTTAACGCTCGCTGTTGGAAGTACCTTTGATTTACCGATTATGAGCGATACCTTTGACGGGTGTTTATCTGTTTTTGCGCCATTTAAGATTGAAGAAATCCTAAGAGTTCTAAAAGAGGATGGCATTTTTATTCAGGTATTTCCACTTGCAAATCATTTGATGGAACTGAAAGAAATTGTTTATGATCAACCTTATCCCAATGATGTTGATGTGAAGATGTATGAAGGATTTCAATTGCTTGATGTAATGCAAATTAAGGGGCCTATCGACATTACATCGACCGAGGATATTTTAAATGTTTTCGCGATGACACCGTATGCACATCGCACGCCTAAAGAAAATATTGATAGACTGACAAAGTATTCACACCTCAATGTGGGTCTGGAGTTTGGTCTTGCAATCTATAGAAAAGAGACATTATGA
- a CDS encoding restriction endonuclease — translation MNFIASLFKTKTPEKVLEVRNQKEFVNYFLNLLPLLGYDSIQVPETKYAHGVNVVAKKDGMRCAFKIVFNPKEVGTEAISELAAALVFHKAKIGIVVTNGVFTEKAEQYSNIKRINLWDVYHLDKLESKINL, via the coding sequence ATGAATTTTATAGCTTCGCTTTTTAAAACTAAAACACCTGAAAAGGTTTTAGAAGTTCGCAATCAAAAAGAATTTGTAAATTATTTTCTAAATCTATTGCCATTGTTAGGTTATGATTCGATTCAAGTTCCTGAAACGAAATATGCTCATGGCGTTAATGTCGTTGCAAAAAAAGACGGAATGCGTTGTGCTTTTAAAATTGTATTTAATCCTAAAGAAGTTGGGACAGAGGCGATTTCTGAGCTCGCGGCAGCATTGGTGTTTCATAAAGCAAAAATTGGTATTGTTGTTACAAACGGTGTGTTCACCGAAAAAGCAGAGCAATACTCAAATATCAAACGCATTAATCTCTGGGATGTTTATCACTTAGATAAGTTGGAATCAAAAATAAATTTATAG